The following proteins are encoded in a genomic region of Arachis ipaensis cultivar K30076 chromosome B02, Araip1.1, whole genome shotgun sequence:
- the LOC107626756 gene encoding uncharacterized protein LOC107626756, with product MYTPSIKHTKDNMGGLMFLLVLSLSSVLIIHTSEAQICLPKKHASLFVFGDSLFDIGNNNYINTTIPFQANYPPYGITLFKYPSGRFSDGRMIPDVIAELAKLPLVPPYLHPGNPDFTYGVNFASGGSGALLQTAQGYVIDLHTQVKYFKNVKKILREKIGNEEVEALLKRSVYFLNVGSNDYGGLLNVTNSTVSLLPVDKQQFVGFVIGNLTNAIKEIYEQGGRKFGFLNVGPIGCSPSIRAQNNGSKCFDEISAVARLHNIQLSKMILKLKKQLSGFKYSVHDFYASLSPVIKDPSKYGFKGGSGGCCGSGALRGLDACGGNKGIKEYELCDNPNDYIFFDARHFTDKASQYFAQLIWDANYTLNKPYNLVIDLSSQLKYFIEVETLLKQKLRDEEARTLLISKAIYLFSIGTNDYLVPFIPNIYSIILQKYPPQVHVDMILGNLTIVIKLIICLLGFFIFEEIYKKGGRKFGFLNLFPLGCLPVAKALNLEINKDGCVEEIMEITQLHNVALKELLQKLETQLQGFKSKKSGVKFTDREPLSVFISSSSTLSDLKNSILQKLEVFGSKWVKKLFYKIPIAVVSTGVKYDTFVLAADEDIRVLFHCARSFSEVRIHELFAKLEVGVDSSGASAPVHSLTTAGGASSLMPAVRPSIPLVASPSFAVDLDRTEVVGSVPLENPGVCEQQGTKNKNLLIKLIFIIGHSGNNTLPIILHFVIIPIM from the exons ATGTATACACCAAGCATAAAGCATACAAAAGATAATATGGGTGGTTTAATGTTTTTGTTGGTGCTGTCTTTGAGTAGTGTTCTTATTATCCACACAAGTGAGGCTCAGATATGCTTACCCAAGAAACATGCATCCTTATTTGTATTTGGAGATTCATTGTTTGACATTGGAAACAACAATTATATCAATACAACAATTCCTTTTCAGGCAAATTATCCTCCCTATGGAATAACCCTCTTCAAGTATCCAAGTGGAAGATTTTCTGATGGACGTATGATTCCAGATGTCATTG CTGAGCTTGCAAAGTTGCCTCTGGTTCCACCATATCTTCATCCTGGAAATCCTGATTTCACCTATGGAGTCAATTTTGCCTCTGGGGGATCTGGTGCTCTGCTTCAAACTGCTCAAGGATAT GTGATAGACCTTCACACCCAGGTGAAATATTTCAAAAATGTAAAGAAAATATTAAGGGAGAAAATAGGAAATGAAGaagtagaggcactgctcaaaAGATCTGTGTACTTTCTCAATGTTGGAAGCAATGATTATGGTGGCCTTTTGAATGTTACAAACTCCACTGTGAGCCTATTGCCGGTTGATAAACAACAATTTGTTGGTTTTGTCATTGGAAACCTTACAAATGCCATTAAA GAAATTTATGAGCAAGGTGGAAGAAAGTTTGGTTTTTTAAATGTGGGTCCTATAGGGTGTTCTCCAAGCATAAGGGCTCAGAACAATGGAAGCAAATGCTTTGATGAGATTTCAGCGGTTGCAAGGTTACATAATATTCAACTCTCAAAGATGATTCTGAAGCTTAAGAAACAGCTCAGTGGATTCAAATATTCAGTCCATGATTTCTATGCTTCACTTTCTCCAGTTATCAAAGATCCTTCAAAATATG GTTTCAAAGGAGGAAGTGGGGGATGTTGTGGAAGTGGAGCATTAAGAGGATTAGATGCGTGTGGTGGGAACAAAGGGATCAAAGAATATGAATTATGTGACAATCCAAATGATTATATCTTCTTTGATGCTCGTCATTTTACGGATAAAGCTAGCCAGTACTTTGCTCAGCTCATTTGGGATGCCAACTACACTCTCAATAAGCCTTACAATCTC GTGATTGACCTTAGTAGCCAACTCAAATACTTCATTGAAGTTGAAACATTGCTGAAGCAGAAATTGAGAGATGAAGAAGCTAGGACATTATTGATATCTAAAGCTATCTACTTGTTTAGTATAGGGACCAATGATTATCTTGTTCCTTTCATTCCAAATATTTATTCAATCATTTTACAAAAGTACCCTCCACAAGTCCATGTGGATATGATTCTAGGCAACTTGACCATTGTCATCAAA TTAATAATATGTTTattgggattttttatttttgaggaAATAtataagaaaggaggaagaaagttTGGTTTTCTAAACCTTTTTCCATTAGGGTGTTTACCCGTAGCAAAAGCACTTAATCTAGAAATCAATAAAGATGGCTGCGTTGAAGAGATTATGGAAATTACTCAGCTACACAATGTTGCACTTAAGGAACTCCTTCAAAAGCTAGAAACTCAGCTACAAGGATTCAA AAGCAAAAAatctggtgtgaagttcactgacaGAGAACCACTGAGTGTTTTCATCAGTTCATCAAGCACTTTGTCAGATTTAAAGAACAGCATCTTGCAGAAGCTTGAGGTATTTGGTAGCAAGTGGGTGAAGAAGCTATTCTACAAGATTCCCATCGCAGTTGTCTCGACCGGTGTTAAGTATGATACCTTTGTGCTAGCGGCTGATGAAGATATTAGGGTTCTATTTCATTGTGCTAGGAGTTTTTCGGAGGTCAGAATACACGAGTTGTTCGCGAAGTTGGAGGTTGGTGTCGATAGTTCTGGGGCATCAGCTCCAGTTCATAGCTTGACTACCGCGGGAGGTGCGTCTAGTTTGATGCCTGCGGTCAGACCATCTATTCCGCTGGTTGCATCTCCTTCATTCGCGGTTGATTTAGATCGAACAGAAGTTGTTGGTTCTGTACCTTTGGAGAATCCAGGGGTCTGTGAGCAGCAAG